The Naumovozyma dairenensis CBS 421 chromosome 1, complete genome genome includes a region encoding these proteins:
- the UBC6 gene encoding E2 ubiquitin-conjugating protein UBC6 (similar to Saccharomyces cerevisiae UBC6 (YER100W); ancestral locus Anc_7.392), producing the protein MATRQAHKRLTKEYKLLVESSPPFILARPNEDNILEWHYIITGPPDTPYDGGQYHGTLTFPNDYPYKPPAIRMITPNGRFKENTRLCLSMSDYHPDTWNPGWSVSTILNGLLSFMTGNEATTGSITTTDAQKRKLASQSVNFNTYQNARFKRVFPDIVNGNLKTLEEARKGRSENAADDKDLLTKVSQEKPVLINDIVDPEDRIRAEQIVNDSLNGKAEVGNKGFVKGKKSFKKLYFGIGILILLIGLSMR; encoded by the coding sequence atggCCACTAGACAAGCGCACAAGAGACTAActaaagaatataaattaCTCGTCGAGAGCAGCCCTCCATTCATCCTAGCACGTCCTAATGAGGATAACATTCTCGAATGGCATTATATAATCACAGGACCACCAGATACACCCTACGATGGTGGGCAATACCACGGTACCTTAACGTTCCCAAATGACTATCCATATAAGCCGCCAGCCATTAGAATGATCACCCCTAATGGTCgttttaaagaaaatacaaGATTATGTCTATCGATGAGTGATTATCATCCAGATACTTGGAATCCTGGCTGGTCTGTATCCACTATATTAAATGGGTTATTGAGTTTCATGACGGGGAATGAAGCCACGACAGGGTCTATCACTACTACTGATGCTCAGAAAAGGAAACTGGCTTCTCAGTCTGtaaatttcaatacttATCAAAATGCAAGGTTCAAACGTGTTTTCCCTGATATTGTTAACGgcaatttgaaaacattaGAGGAAGCACGAAAAGGCAGGAGTGAGAATGCAGctgatgataaagatttattaacaaAAGTATCGCAGGAAAAGCCTGTCCTGATCAATGATATAGTTGATCCAGAAGATAGAATACGTGCTGAACAAATAGTTAATGACTCATTGAATGGTAAAGCTGAAGTAGGAAATAAGGGTTTTGTCAAGGGAAAGAAATCCTTTAAAAAACtatattttggaattggtattcttattttattaattggGTTATCTATGAGATGA
- the PRS2 gene encoding ribose phosphate diphosphokinase subunit PRS2 (similar to Saccharomyces cerevisiae PRS4 (YBL068W) and PRS2 (YER099C); ancestral locus Anc_7.391): MDRSSEDMSTNSIKLLAGNSHPELAEKISTRLGISLSKVGVYQYSNKETSVTIGESIRDEDVYIIQTGIGAQEINDFLMELLILIHACKTASARRITAVIPNFPYARQDKKDKSRAPITAKLIANLLQTAGCDHVITMDLHASQIQGFFHIPVDNLYAEPSVLNYIKTRTDLHNAILVSPDAGGAKRVASLADKLDLNFALIHKERQKANEVSRMLLVGDVTGKSCLLVDDMADTCGTLVKACDTLMSHGAKEVIAIVTHGIFSGDAREKLKNSRLSRIVCTNTVPVELDLAIVDQMDISPTLAEAIRRLHNGESVSYLFTHAPV; this comes from the coding sequence ATGGATCGTAGCAGTGAGGATATGTCCACGAACAGCATCAAGCTTCTAGCAGGTAATTCACATCCTGAACTAGCAGAAAAGATCTCTACCAGATTAGGTATTTCATTATCGAAAGTTGGTGTATACCAGTACTCCAACAAGGAAACTTCAGTGACCATTGGTGAAAGCATCCGTGATGAAGACGTATACATCATTCAAACAGGTATCGGTGCCCAAGAAATCAATGACTTCCTTATGGAATTATTGATCTTGATTCATGCTTGCAAAACTGCATCGGCAAGAAGAATTACTGCAGTGATTCCCAATTTCCCATACGCAAGACAAGACAAAAAGGACAAATCTCGTGCTCCAATAACTGCCAAATTGATAGCGAATTTATTGCAAACCGCAGGGTGTGATCACGTTATTACGATGGATTTACATGCCTCCCAAATTCAAGGGTTCTTCCATATTCCAGTAGACAATCTATATGCTGAACCAAGTGTGTTGAATTATATTAAGACAAGGACTGATTTACATAACGCCATATTGGTTTCACCCGATGCAGGTGGTGCTAAGAGAGTAGCTTCATTAGCTGATAAATTAGATTTGAATTTCGCTTTGATTCATAAGGAAAGACAGAAGGCTAATGAAGTGTCTAGAATGCTTCTTGTTGGAGATGTGACAGGGAAATCCTGTTTATTGGTCGATGATATGGCTGATACTTGTGGGACTTTGGTGAAGGCATGTGATACTTTAATGTCTCATGGTGCTAAAGAAGTAATTGCTATCGTTACTCATGGTATATTTTCTGGTGATGcaagagaaaaattgaagaatagTAGATTATCAAGAATAGTGTGTACTAATACTGTCCCAGTGGAATTAGATTTAGCCATAGTTGATCAAATGGATATTAGTCCCACTTTGGCTGAAGCTATAAGGAGATTACATAATGGAGAATCCGTTTCTTATCTATTTACGCATGCTCCTGTGTAA
- the UBP9 gene encoding putative ubiquitin-specific protease UBP9 (similar to Saccharomyces cerevisiae UBP13 (YBL067C) and UBP9 (YER098W); ancestral locus Anc_7.390): MLKRLLSVNKPNKKKHAIDKNETKDKSHTHSHLHSSDIQHHSSRDHIHAKHTTDVESMNNHSHNHTHHPHNNHNSHHEKILEPNTSECIQEEKVKEEEGEEKEDENEERKVLAMHPTEPSKVVPPLPPPSRNTSKKQVPATIVNNDDTLNSAILFTPVSDLIPYGDGSNKVFGYENFGNTCYCNSVLQCLYNLYEFRLNMLEYSDHLPHNYANIENRRIRKLDMKGLKPRIFTEASFDSNNNKPNTTTITNTSSNDNEIDNNNNINNNETYQDYNNLNSKNTTNNNNNNNNKRNSFMGFQVPSKQQYNNNKDTTVNNKQDGNNNNNNNNNSTNNAKSQSYTAKMSSLLGAATSNSNPNMENGKDKNGNVNTQDDGIIHATLMSSDVTTEKLHSGCQDILVGRINNNNNNNRFTKQQKPNIIDELSNSKESYTPIFSKTNNNNNNNNNNNIPHNIPSNNIVTPVQKPTSEQRKKAALINGPVLNVDHLLNQYEKANLYNSLKDIFESITENRYLTGIVAPTEFVKILKKENVLFNSMMQQDSHEFLNFLLNELRDYLPSTTNNFITNLFQGILTNQIKCLTCDNITSRDEPFLDFPIGVKDDEETNIETLLRNYHTREMLNGSNKFYCNQCCGLQEAERIVGLKQLPHILALHLKRFKYSEVKNTNIKLFNKVYYPLTLNVASTFDSSIEKAYELTGVVIHMGSSPQHGHYVSLCKNDKFGWLLFDDETVESVSESTVLEFTGDPNNQATAYVLFYKEIKDIVKYYHSIETHHDKFKNNINELIKCDDAIRIEQEKQRKIQKKLHDEQMERERLSMNELDKNIERKGSHSANNKTKRKSRILSFMKS; the protein is encoded by the coding sequence ATGTTGAAAAGACTACTTTCAGTTAATAAACCgaacaagaagaagcatGCAAtagataaaaatgaaacgAAGGATAAGTCTCATACACATTCACATCTTCATTCCTCTGATATTCAACATCATAGTAGTCGAGATCATATACATGCAAAGCATACAACTGACGTAGAATCAATGAATAACCATAGTCATAATCACACTCACCATCCAcataataatcataacTCTCACCAtgagaaaatattagaacCAAATACTTCAGAATGCatacaagaagaaaaggtcaaagaagaagagggagaagaaaaagaagatgaaaatgaggAAAGAAAAGTTTTGGCCATGCATCCGACAGAGCCTTCAAAGGTAGTACCTCCTTTACCTCCACCTTCTCGTAACACCTCGAAGAAGCAAGTCCCAGCTACAATTGTGAACAACGACGATACACTGAACTCGGCAATCCTTTTCACTCCTGTATCAGATCTAATACCATATGGTGATGGATCAAATAAAGTATTCGGTTATGAAAATTTCGGGAATACATGCTATTGTAATTCTGTCTTACAATGTCTTTACAATTTATACGAATTTAGATTGAATATGTTGGAATATTCAGACCATCTTCCTCACAACTATgctaatattgaaaatagaaGAATAAGGAAATTAGATATGAAAGGATTGAAACCAAGAATTTTCACTGAAGCTAGTTTCGattccaataataataagcCTAACACGACTACTATTACTAACACCTCaagtaatgataatgaaatagataacaataacaatattaataataacgaaaCATACCAAGATTATAATAATCtcaattccaaaaatactacgaataataataataataataacaataaaagaAACTCATTCATGGGCTTCCAAGTTCCTAGcaaacaacaatataataacaataaagaTACCACCGTGAATAATAAGCAAGATgggaataataataataataataataataatagtactAATAATGCAAAGAGTCAATCATATACTGCCAAGATGAGTTCATTACTTGGAGCAGCaacatcaaattcaaatccaaatatGGAAAACGGGAAAGATAAAAATGGCAACGTTAATACTCAAGATGATGGGATCATTCATGCCACTTTAATGTCCTCTGATGTAACGACAGAAAAATTACATTCTGGTTGTCAAGATATATTAGTCGGtagaataaataataacaataataataatagattcACTAAGCAACAAAAaccaaatattattgatgaattatcaaatagCAAAGAATCATATACTCCAATCTTTTCTAAAaccaataacaataacaataacaataacaataacaatatacCACATAATATACCAAGTAATAACATTGTTACACCAGTGCAAAAACCAACAAGTGAGCAAAGGAAAAAAGCAGCATTAATAAACGGTCCCGTCTTGAACGTAgatcatttattaaatcaataCGAGAAGGCAAACTTATACAACTCTTTAAAGGATATTTTCGAAAGTATAACAGAAAACAGATACTTAACGGGTATAGTTGCCCCCACTGAATTCgtgaagattttgaaaaaagaaaatgtacttttcaattcaatgatGCAACAAGATTCTcatgaatttttaaatttcttaCTAAATGAACTACGTGATTATTTACCATCCACAacaaataattttattacaAACCTATTCCAAGGTATATTAACtaatcaaataaaatgttTAACTTGTGATAACATCACTTCAAGAGATGAACCGTTCTTAGATTTCCCCATTGGTGTTAAAGATGACGAGGAAACAAACATTGAAACGTTATTAAGGAATTATCATACTAGAGAAATGTTGAATGGATccaataaattttattgTAATCAATGTTGCGGACTTCAAGAAGCTGAAAGAATAGTGGGGTTGAAACAATTACCTCATATTTTGGCATtacatttgaaaagatttaaatattctgaGGTGAAGAATACAAATATTAAGttattcaataaagttTATTATCCATTGACTTTGAATGTAGCATCTACTTTTGattcatcaattgaaaaagctTATGAATTAACTGGGGTTGTGATTCATATGGGGAGTAGTCCACAACATGGCCATTATGTTTCATTATGtaagaatgataaatttggttggttattatttgatgatgaaactgTGGAATCTGTTTCTGAAAGTACGGTATTGGAATTCACTGGAGATCCAAATAATCAGGCTACTGcatatgttttattttataagGAGATCAAAGATATCgtgaaatattatcatagTATTGAAACTCATCATGATAAatttaagaataatattaatgaattaattaaatgtGATGATGCAATAAGaattgaacaagaaaagcaaaggaaaattcaaaaaaaattacatgACGAACAAATGGAAAGGGAAAGGCTGTCAATGAATGAGTTGGATAAGAATATTGAGAGAAAGGGGTCTCATTCAGCCAATAATAAGACGAAAAGGAAGTCAAGGATCTTGAGTTTCATGAAGAGTTGA